Proteins encoded together in one Mesotoga sp. Brook.08.105.5.1 window:
- a CDS encoding phosphatase PAP2 family protein: protein MWDALNEFELSLMNSLNSAISGEVMDLFLSFMLFLERGALVWILLTVLLLFDKRFRRAGYMTSLGLAISLLVAFVILKPIFGRLRPLEFIEGYAIIFPTPETYSFPSSPVTIAFAYTAVLWNNVKMLRVPLVLLSAFIALAEIYVYFSYFSDVITGIVLGALCGIITVRLFEKYTIIKPENNDKSGNLQ, encoded by the coding sequence ATGTGGGATGCGTTGAATGAATTTGAGCTTTCGTTAATGAATTCGCTGAACTCGGCAATATCTGGAGAGGTAATGGATCTGTTCCTTTCTTTTATGCTGTTTCTCGAAAGGGGGGCCCTCGTATGGATACTACTGACGGTCCTTCTCCTCTTCGACAAGAGGTTCCGCAGGGCCGGCTACATGACTTCGCTTGGGCTAGCGATAAGTCTGCTTGTTGCCTTCGTTATCCTTAAGCCCATCTTCGGGAGGTTGAGGCCACTCGAGTTCATCGAGGGGTACGCGATAATCTTTCCGACTCCCGAAACTTACTCATTCCCATCTTCTCCGGTTACTATTGCATTTGCCTACACAGCCGTTCTCTGGAACAACGTCAAGATGCTCAGAGTTCCCCTTGTCCTTCTCTCTGCTTTCATAGCGCTTGCCGAAATATACGTCTATTTCAGTTACTTCTCGGACGTTATCACCGGGATTGTACTCGGAGCGCTATGCGGCATCATTACCGTCCGGCTTTTCGAGAAGTATACAATTATCAAACCTGAGAATAACGACAAATCCGGAAACTTGCAGTAG
- a CDS encoding tyrosine-protein phosphatase, whose amino-acid sequence MLKKGLLLGVFVVLSALMLAGIVGAVAEIDKYGNVHTNIPMEAVVYAAIEAGDLVYVTMGTTTIMVPFVTTYGDVDRGQPLARYSGDHVLLAINYGNFAQTYGLAVGDLLNMGLIEKGAYRDELEIRHLVRTDVRDDYASDEIFANFREVTMGEIAPGKLYRCSHPSISDPRSPYASALIEQAGIRTVINLSDSDEELASNWEYSEYYKAIGEAGNLINLNMGVDPLAEDFAKKLGEGLRFMISHEPPYLIHCVEGKDRAGIASALLGAIMNAKTNEIYADYVKSYENYYNVKQGTAAYDAVKKIIADLFVLMNNGNPVDDVNVKSVALDYLTKRAGLTYTEIAAIQDILR is encoded by the coding sequence ATGCTTAAGAAAGGGTTGTTACTGGGTGTTTTTGTGGTTCTGTCAGCTTTGATGCTTGCCGGAATCGTTGGTGCAGTAGCCGAGATTGATAAGTACGGTAACGTTCATACGAATATTCCGATGGAAGCAGTTGTTTATGCCGCCATTGAAGCTGGAGATCTTGTTTACGTGACTATGGGCACTACAACGATCATGGTTCCATTCGTAACTACATACGGCGATGTCGACAGGGGACAGCCGCTGGCAAGGTATTCCGGCGACCATGTTCTTCTTGCCATCAACTATGGCAATTTCGCTCAGACGTACGGACTTGCCGTTGGAGATCTTCTTAATATGGGGCTTATCGAGAAGGGGGCCTATAGGGACGAATTGGAGATCAGACACCTTGTAAGAACGGATGTAAGGGATGATTATGCTAGCGATGAGATCTTTGCAAACTTCAGGGAAGTAACGATGGGAGAGATCGCACCCGGTAAGCTATACAGATGTTCCCATCCTTCAATCAGCGATCCCAGGTCGCCTTACGCATCGGCCCTAATAGAGCAAGCGGGAATCAGGACTGTAATCAATCTCTCCGATTCAGACGAAGAGCTTGCATCGAACTGGGAGTACTCGGAGTATTACAAGGCAATCGGTGAAGCCGGAAACCTGATAAACCTAAATATGGGAGTAGATCCTCTTGCTGAAGATTTCGCGAAGAAACTTGGAGAGGGCCTGAGGTTCATGATCTCTCACGAGCCGCCGTATCTTATCCACTGCGTTGAAGGCAAGGACAGGGCCGGAATCGCCTCCGCTCTGCTTGGAGCGATTATGAACGCAAAGACCAACGAGATCTACGCGGACTATGTCAAATCCTATGAGAACTACTACAATGTGAAGCAGGGAACGGCAGCCTACGATGCAGTGAAGAAGATTATCGCCGATCTCTTTGTTCTTATGAACAATGGCAATCCAGTTGACGATGTCAACGTCAAGAGCGTTGCGCTTGACTACCTGACGAAGAGGGCCGGTCTCACTTACACAGAGATCGCCGCTATTCAAGATATTCTAAGATAA
- a CDS encoding fibronectin type III domain-containing protein: MKNVRLIVVLALVFFFLTGCPIKNGKPEWGVIETIVKNIGEHFQINLAEYSSDPDGHLISYKLIGGPGTVTGSLYEWTVSGPLGNITVIVRAEDEKGLSTDKTFTITVKSFPNVPSSPFPANGAKDTNFEVTLSWEGGDPDGDPVLYDLYLSTAHNPTLFISNRTTNSYTKSGLSPNTTYYWKIVARNEGSSGVAGPIWSFTTKK; the protein is encoded by the coding sequence ATGAAGAATGTTCGCCTGATAGTGGTTTTGGCACTTGTTTTTTTCTTTCTTACAGGCTGTCCTATCAAGAATGGCAAGCCAGAGTGGGGAGTTATAGAAACGATTGTCAAGAATATTGGAGAGCACTTTCAGATCAACCTTGCCGAGTACAGCTCAGACCCGGACGGTCATCTTATATCGTACAAGCTAATAGGAGGACCAGGAACCGTTACAGGGAGCCTTTACGAGTGGACAGTCAGCGGGCCTCTCGGCAACATCACAGTGATAGTAAGGGCGGAGGATGAAAAGGGATTGTCTACTGACAAGACATTCACGATAACGGTCAAGTCGTTCCCCAACGTCCCGTCAAGTCCTTTCCCGGCAAATGGTGCAAAGGATACGAACTTCGAGGTGACCCTGTCCTGGGAAGGCGGAGACCCCGACGGAGATCCGGTACTATATGATCTCTACCTCTCTACAGCTCACAATCCCACTCTTTTCATATCGAATCGAACTACCAACAGCTATACCAAGAGCGGTCTCTCGCCCAACACAACATACTACTGGAAGATAGTTGCAAGAAACGAGGGGTCGTCTGGCGTAGCCGGCCCAATATGGAGCTTCACAACAAAGAAATGA